From Chitinophagaceae bacterium, one genomic window encodes:
- a CDS encoding HD domain-containing protein yields MRDIVSLSKVVLTKLENELPDSMFYHSPRHTINVVKNALILAESEGIKTDEKELLHVAALLHDIGFIESRENHEELSCKIAKEVLSTFNFSIREINYICSLIKATKLPQRPTDDLAKILCDADLDYLGREDYFKVADKLFQEFIFFGEIHSKEEWYQQQITFLESHQYFTKTAIRLRQNKKADHLLVLRKHLSARIKNNKND; encoded by the coding sequence ATGAGAGATATAGTGTCATTATCTAAAGTTGTTTTAACTAAACTTGAAAATGAACTACCTGATAGTATGTTCTATCATTCTCCCAGACACACTATAAATGTCGTTAAAAATGCATTAATACTAGCAGAATCAGAAGGTATAAAAACTGACGAAAAAGAGTTATTACACGTAGCAGCTTTACTTCATGATATTGGGTTTATAGAAAGCAGGGAAAATCATGAAGAATTGAGTTGTAAAATAGCTAAAGAAGTATTATCAACTTTTAATTTTTCAATTAGAGAAATAAATTATATCTGTAGTTTGATAAAGGCTACGAAATTACCTCAAAGACCAACTGATGATTTAGCAAAGATTCTTTGTGATGCAGACCTTGATTATCTTGGTAGAGAGGACTACTTTAAAGTGGCAGATAAATTATTTCAAGAATTTATTTTTTTTGGAGAAATTCATTCAAAAGAAGAATGGTATCAACAGCAAATAACTTTTCTTGAATCACATCAGTATTTTACAAAAACTGCTATTAGATTACGTCAAAATAAAAAAGCCGATCATTTATTAGTTCTTAGAAAGCATTTAAGTGCCCGGATTAAGAATAATAAAAATGATTAA
- a CDS encoding exopolyphosphatase yields the protein MKLAAIDIGSNGVRILFSYVYMLNDKPVFKKSSLVRVPVRLGEDAFLDGKISKEKTDSLLAAMKAFKLLMEVHKVFNYKACATAALRSAKNGQKIIDQIEKEAGIKVNIIEGHKEAELVFANGVAELLSSKNNYIYIDVGGGSTELSFFSKGKLTQTSTFKIGTLRILNNLVTDKDWAEMKAFIESVNQDKKKLIGIGSGGNINKIIKMFGKGNSTYLSYSLMEYIHEHLNTYTMAERIKILGLNPDRADVIIPATEIFMNIMKWSEMPRIIVPKIGLTDGLIQTLYKEITPD from the coding sequence ATGAAATTAGCAGCCATTGATATCGGCAGTAACGGTGTTCGCATACTTTTCAGCTATGTGTATATGCTTAATGATAAGCCTGTGTTTAAAAAATCGTCTTTAGTGCGAGTTCCCGTTCGCCTGGGAGAAGATGCCTTTTTAGATGGGAAAATAAGCAAGGAGAAAACTGATTCATTACTTGCCGCTATGAAGGCTTTTAAACTACTTATGGAGGTTCATAAAGTGTTTAATTACAAAGCATGCGCAACAGCAGCCTTGCGTTCAGCGAAAAATGGTCAGAAAATTATAGACCAAATAGAAAAAGAAGCCGGAATCAAGGTAAATATTATTGAAGGTCATAAAGAGGCTGAATTAGTTTTTGCAAACGGAGTAGCTGAACTGCTTAGCTCTAAAAATAATTATATTTATATAGATGTAGGTGGTGGTAGTACAGAACTTTCATTTTTTTCGAAAGGAAAACTTACTCAAACATCTACTTTTAAAATAGGTACACTCAGAATTTTAAACAATCTGGTAACTGACAAAGACTGGGCAGAGATGAAAGCTTTCATTGAAAGTGTAAATCAGGATAAGAAAAAGCTTATAGGCATAGGTTCCGGAGGAAACATCAATAAAATCATAAAAATGTTTGGCAAGGGAAATTCTACTTATCTCAGCTATTCATTAATGGAATATATACACGAACATCTGAACACTTATACTATGGCCGAAAGAATAAAAATATTAGGCCTTAACCCTGACAGGGCAGATGTTATCATTCCTGCCACAGAAATTTTCATGAATATTATGAAATGGTCAGAAATGCCGAGGATTATTGTCCCAAAAATTGGGTTAACCGATGGTCTTATACAAACACTTTACAAAGAAATAACTCCGGACTAA
- the ppk1 gene encoding polyphosphate kinase 1 translates to MSIAEYIHSLKEPYINREISWLAFNERVMQEAEDKDNPLIERLKFLGIFSNNLDEFFRVRVATLKRMVKYKGSQKDIVGGTPDDILKLIQNIAIKQRRRFEKNVREIISELEKHQIYLLDENQLDKEQGEYVRDFFLRNIRSHLTPIMLMKKNEFPQLKDKKIYLAVKLFFSAKEDSSSVYQYAIIELPTEMIPRFVVLPEKNNKKFVMWVDDIIRYNLKEIFYIIPHKDAKAYTVKVTRDAELDMDNDVSKSIIELVSKSVKKREKGAPVRFLYDEEMPDDLLQFLKKSLNISKIDNTIAGTRYHNSKDFMNFPDMGQADLVNKPYPPLLNKKLNNYESIFSILQKQDVLLSFPYESFTHLIDVLREAAIDPKVRSIKITLYRVAKHSAVVNALLNAVRNGKEVVVVMELQARFDEESNIYWSNKLIEEGANVIHGVKGLKVHSKLFIITREENNGLKYYVNIGTGNYNEVTSTVFSDLSLLTANQQIAAEVNQVFDFFNQNYKSGKYKHLLVAPFFMRDRISALILQEIEYAEKGKNAYIYMKLNNLVDQKIIDLLYKAGKAGVKVKLFVRGTCSLIAGLKGVSDNIECTAIIDKFLEHSRVFVFGGGGKQKVYIGSADMMKRNLDYRVEVLTPIYDKRIQIKILKFLDFESKDHVKTRSLHYEDFNRYRRNDTPPNNRTQIEIYKYLKKENA, encoded by the coding sequence ATGTCAATTGCAGAATACATACATTCTTTAAAGGAACCCTACATAAACAGGGAAATTAGCTGGCTTGCTTTTAATGAAAGGGTTATGCAGGAAGCTGAAGATAAGGATAACCCACTGATTGAGCGATTAAAATTTTTGGGAATTTTTTCTAATAATCTGGATGAGTTTTTCAGAGTAAGAGTAGCTACTTTAAAACGAATGGTAAAATATAAAGGCAGTCAGAAAGATATCGTTGGCGGCACTCCGGATGATATTTTAAAACTCATTCAGAATATTGCTATCAAACAAAGACGCAGATTTGAAAAAAATGTAAGAGAAATTATCAGTGAACTGGAAAAGCATCAAATTTATCTATTAGATGAAAATCAATTGGATAAAGAACAGGGAGAGTATGTAAGAGATTTCTTTTTGAGAAATATACGCTCGCACCTTACCCCTATTATGCTCATGAAAAAAAATGAATTTCCACAGCTGAAGGATAAAAAAATATATTTAGCGGTTAAATTGTTTTTTTCAGCTAAAGAAGATTCCAGTTCTGTATATCAGTATGCCATCATTGAGCTTCCAACGGAAATGATTCCCCGATTTGTGGTGCTTCCTGAAAAAAACAATAAAAAATTTGTGATGTGGGTGGATGATATCATTCGCTATAATTTGAAAGAAATATTTTACATTATTCCTCATAAAGATGCTAAAGCATATACCGTAAAAGTAACCCGAGACGCTGAATTAGATATGGATAATGATGTAAGTAAAAGCATTATTGAGTTGGTTTCTAAAAGTGTGAAAAAAAGAGAAAAAGGAGCTCCCGTGAGGTTTTTATATGATGAAGAAATGCCTGATGATTTGCTTCAATTTCTAAAAAAAAGTCTGAATATAAGTAAAATAGACAATACTATTGCAGGCACCAGATATCACAATTCAAAGGATTTTATGAATTTCCCTGATATGGGTCAGGCTGATCTGGTAAACAAACCCTATCCACCCCTTTTGAATAAAAAATTGAATAATTATGAAAGTATATTCAGTATTCTCCAAAAACAGGATGTATTACTAAGCTTTCCATATGAATCCTTTACCCATTTAATCGATGTACTCAGAGAAGCTGCCATTGACCCAAAAGTTCGCTCGATTAAAATTACTCTTTACCGTGTTGCCAAACATTCGGCAGTTGTAAATGCTTTATTAAATGCGGTAAGAAACGGGAAAGAAGTTGTGGTTGTAATGGAGCTGCAGGCCCGATTTGACGAAGAATCTAACATTTACTGGAGTAACAAATTGATAGAAGAAGGAGCAAATGTAATCCATGGTGTTAAAGGTTTAAAAGTACATTCAAAGCTCTTTATAATCACCAGGGAAGAAAACAATGGCTTAAAATATTATGTAAATATTGGTACCGGTAATTACAATGAAGTAACATCAACCGTATTTTCCGACTTAAGTCTTTTAACTGCCAATCAGCAAATAGCAGCAGAAGTCAATCAGGTCTTTGACTTTTTTAATCAAAACTATAAAAGTGGAAAATATAAGCATTTACTGGTTGCTCCTTTCTTTATGCGTGATCGTATATCTGCTCTCATATTGCAGGAGATAGAGTATGCTGAGAAAGGTAAAAATGCATATATTTATATGAAGCTAAATAATCTGGTAGATCAAAAAATTATTGATTTATTATATAAAGCCGGTAAAGCCGGAGTAAAAGTAAAACTCTTTGTCAGAGGCACCTGCTCATTAATAGCCGGACTGAAAGGAGTGAGTGATAATATTGAGTGCACGGCTATTATTGATAAGTTCCTGGAACATTCGCGAGTATTCGTATTTGGTGGTGGCGGGAAACAAAAAGTATACATAGGCTCAGCAGATATGATGAAAAGAAATTTAGATTACCGGGTTGAAGTTTTAACTCCTATTTACGACAAAAGAATACAAATCAAAATACTAAAATTCCTTGATTTTGAATCTAAGGATCATGTCAAAACCCGTTCTTTGCATTATGAAGATTTTAACCGTTACAGAAGAAATGATACCCCTCCCAACAACAGAACCCAAATTGAAATTTACAAATACCTAAAAAAGGAAAATGCCTAA
- a CDS encoding class I SAM-dependent rRNA methyltransferase, protein MEIKSIVTLNKGREHSVYNKHPWIFSGAIKNVLPKAESGDLIQINDFKNNPVAYGLYNESSIAVKIISFNTELNPEVHLKNKLFNALSNKQELFPNSKITNSYRLIHGEADGFPGLIIDFYNYHIVIQEQHSGWKNFREFFVSQLTEFYGEKLQTIYLKKMNYQLNEESTEKGEHLLGTECETTILENGLKFKVNWAQGQKTGFFLDQRNNRNLLKNLSENKKVLNTFCYTGGFNVYAQSGGADEVTGIDISSDAVKMSEINQQLNFDENKYTAINSDVMNYLQTIEADYFDIIILDPPAFAKSKHHLKNAYRAYKRINQTAMEKVKENGLIFTFSCSQAMDKQLFKKMIFESAISAGKNVSIMYHLNQSEDHPVNIYFPEGDYLKGFVLQIKAF, encoded by the coding sequence ATGGAAATTAAAAGTATAGTAACTTTAAATAAAGGAAGAGAGCATTCAGTGTATAATAAACACCCCTGGATATTTAGCGGAGCAATTAAAAATGTTCTTCCAAAAGCTGAAAGTGGGGATTTGATACAAATCAATGACTTTAAAAATAATCCTGTAGCTTATGGCTTGTATAATGAAAGCAGTATAGCAGTAAAAATCATTTCATTCAATACTGAACTAAATCCGGAAGTACATTTAAAAAACAAGCTATTCAATGCCCTCAGCAATAAGCAGGAACTCTTCCCAAACTCAAAAATCACTAATTCATATCGTTTGATACATGGTGAAGCAGATGGATTTCCCGGACTAATCATTGATTTTTATAATTATCATATAGTTATCCAGGAGCAACACAGTGGTTGGAAAAATTTCAGAGAGTTCTTCGTATCGCAACTAACAGAATTTTATGGTGAAAAGCTGCAAACGATTTACCTGAAAAAAATGAATTATCAGTTAAACGAAGAAAGTACTGAAAAAGGTGAGCACCTATTGGGCACAGAATGTGAAACAACTATACTCGAAAATGGATTAAAATTTAAAGTCAACTGGGCACAAGGACAAAAAACCGGATTTTTCCTGGACCAAAGAAATAACAGAAATTTACTGAAAAATTTATCTGAAAACAAAAAAGTTTTAAATACCTTTTGCTATACCGGTGGATTTAATGTTTATGCTCAAAGTGGTGGTGCAGATGAAGTAACCGGAATTGATATATCTTCCGATGCCGTAAAAATGTCGGAAATAAATCAGCAGTTAAATTTTGATGAAAACAAATACACAGCTATCAACTCTGATGTTATGAACTACCTGCAAACTATTGAAGCTGATTATTTTGACATCATTATACTTGACCCGCCGGCTTTTGCCAAGTCCAAACATCACTTAAAAAATGCTTATCGTGCTTACAAAAGAATAAATCAAACGGCAATGGAAAAAGTGAAAGAAAATGGTTTAATTTTTACATTTAGCTGCTCTCAGGCTATGGATAAGCAACTATTTAAAAAAATGATTTTTGAATCCGCTATTTCTGCCGGAAAAAATGTCTCAATCATGTATCATCTTAACCAAAGCGAAGATCACCCGGTTAATATTTATTTCCCTGAAGGTGATTATTTAAAAGGTTTTGTCCTCCAAATTAAAGCTTTTTAA
- a CDS encoding DUF4397 domain-containing protein yields the protein MKRLTFLFFSFILTSSLAFAQTANVQVIHNSPDAAAASVDIYLNGTLAVPGFEFREATEFLPLPAGVVLNIGVAPAGLTVNDTVANFAVGPLTAGENYVVVANGIVNAANYSPAPAFNLDVFTPALLEAPDTNTVSVLVHHGSTDAPTVNVVETQVGAGTVVSNLSYGDFDGYLPLVLDDYIIELQTTTGDAIASWGVPLEFLELGGSALTVVASGFVDPSVNSNGPAFGLFVALPAGGQLIELPLIGNARAQFIHNSPDSNISELGLFINGDLVKADFDFRTATPYVDVVAGFPVNVGLDLNGDGMEDASLGFGILEEGTYNFMFTGVLNPADFPSNPNGIGTGLDVLGINFFENAQAPDLIDFVTYHGAIDAPGVDVSVRGLGVIDAGLEYTDYSSNIHTVNDERYFVELYLEGTNDLVAKYNVDLTGAGGLTAIVFASGLISDGSFGLFGALSNGTVVEFDALGSASAQIIHNSPDAAAEAVDIYVNNILVRENLEFRNSTPFLDFDTGIDSEVGIAPAGSTGPGDIIGTFNLGELTEGESYIVVANGILSPSGYDPSPPLELHVYTGAQQSSIDPSEVDVLVYHGATDAPAVDVAEVGVGAGVVVNAIEYSEFQGYLNLAAEDYILEIRPAGTTDGLVSYSAPLDALNQAGNALTVVASGFLNPEANSDGPAFGLWVSLASGGELIPLPLFTSVEESMVVYEGLNVYPNPVSSIVNVEFTIEKSSDLAFRIIDMNGRTVMINDSKSFVEGKHNHQMNVNQLATGQYYLNIFNAEGVMILKPISITR from the coding sequence ATGAAAAGGTTAACATTTCTCTTTTTTTCATTTATTCTGACTAGTAGCTTGGCGTTTGCGCAAACAGCTAATGTTCAGGTGATTCACAATTCACCGGATGCGGCTGCGGCTTCTGTTGATATTTACTTAAACGGAACATTAGCAGTACCGGGCTTCGAATTCAGAGAAGCAACTGAATTTTTGCCTTTACCGGCAGGGGTTGTTTTAAACATCGGGGTTGCACCGGCAGGTTTAACAGTTAATGATACAGTAGCAAATTTTGCTGTTGGTCCTTTAACGGCTGGCGAAAATTATGTTGTAGTGGCTAATGGTATTGTAAATGCTGCCAATTATTCACCGGCTCCGGCTTTTAATTTGGATGTCTTTACGCCCGCTTTATTAGAAGCCCCGGATACTAATACAGTGTCTGTATTGGTTCACCATGGTTCTACAGATGCTCCAACTGTTAATGTAGTAGAGACGCAAGTTGGTGCCGGAACTGTAGTATCAAATCTTTCTTACGGAGATTTTGACGGGTATCTCCCACTTGTTTTAGATGATTACATCATCGAGTTACAAACGACAACAGGTGATGCAATTGCATCATGGGGAGTCCCATTGGAATTTCTTGAATTGGGAGGTTCTGCTTTAACAGTTGTTGCTTCAGGTTTTGTAGATCCTTCAGTTAATAGTAATGGTCCTGCTTTTGGACTTTTTGTGGCCTTACCGGCCGGAGGACAATTAATTGAGCTTCCTTTGATTGGAAATGCCAGAGCACAGTTTATTCATAACTCACCGGATTCAAATATTTCAGAGTTGGGACTGTTTATTAATGGAGATTTAGTCAAAGCAGATTTTGATTTTCGTACAGCTACACCTTATGTTGATGTAGTAGCAGGATTTCCTGTTAACGTCGGTCTTGATTTAAATGGAGATGGAATGGAAGATGCATCTTTAGGGTTTGGAATTTTAGAGGAAGGTACTTATAATTTCATGTTCACAGGTGTTTTAAATCCTGCAGACTTTCCTTCAAATCCCAATGGAATTGGAACAGGTTTAGATGTTCTTGGGATTAACTTTTTCGAAAATGCTCAGGCCCCGGATTTAATTGACTTTGTTACTTATCATGGTGCTATAGATGCACCGGGTGTTGATGTAAGTGTAAGAGGTTTAGGAGTTATAGATGCCGGTTTAGAATATACAGATTATTCTAGTAACATACACACTGTAAATGATGAGCGTTATTTTGTTGAATTATATTTAGAGGGTACTAATGATTTAGTGGCAAAATATAATGTTGATTTGACAGGAGCAGGTGGCTTGACAGCAATTGTTTTTGCTTCAGGTCTAATTAGTGATGGGTCTTTTGGACTTTTTGGTGCACTATCAAATGGTACCGTTGTTGAGTTTGATGCTTTAGGTTCAGCTTCAGCTCAAATAATTCACAATAGCCCGGATGCAGCAGCAGAAGCAGTTGATATTTATGTAAATAACATTTTAGTAAGAGAAAATCTTGAATTTAGAAACTCAACTCCATTTTTAGATTTTGACACAGGAATTGATTCTGAAGTAGGGATTGCTCCTGCCGGAAGTACAGGTCCCGGCGATATTATCGGAACCTTTAACTTAGGTGAGTTAACCGAAGGTGAAAGCTACATAGTTGTTGCTAATGGAATTTTAAGCCCATCAGGTTATGATCCGTCTCCACCACTTGAATTACATGTATATACCGGTGCTCAGCAATCATCAATTGACCCGTCTGAAGTAGATGTGTTAGTTTATCATGGAGCTACAGATGCTCCTGCGGTTGATGTTGCAGAAGTTGGTGTCGGTGCAGGTGTTGTAGTAAATGCAATTGAATACAGTGAGTTTCAGGGTTACCTGAATTTAGCTGCTGAAGATTATATATTAGAAATTCGTCCTGCGGGAACAACTGATGGATTGGTTTCTTACAGTGCTCCTTTAGATGCTTTAAATCAAGCAGGGAATGCATTAACAGTTGTAGCATCCGGTTTTTTAAACCCGGAAGCAAATAGTGACGGTCCTGCATTTGGTCTTTGGGTTTCTCTAGCAAGTGGAGGTGAATTGATTCCTTTACCATTATTTACATCAGTTGAAGAGTCAATGGTGGTATATGAAGGACTTAATGTATATCCTAATCCTGTAAGCAGTATTGTAAATGTAGAATTTACTATAGAAAAAAGTAGTGATTTAGCTTTCCGTATAATTGATATGAACGGTAGAACCGTAATGATAAATGATTCAAAGTCTTTTGTAGAAGGTAAGCACAATCATCAAATGAATGTTAATCAATTAGCAACCGGACAATATTATTTAAACATTTTCAATGCTGAAGGTGTTATGATATTGAAACCTATATCAATAACAAGATAA